One Indicator indicator isolate 239-I01 chromosome Z, UM_Iind_1.1, whole genome shotgun sequence genomic window carries:
- the CHRNA6 gene encoding LOW QUALITY PROTEIN: neuronal acetylcholine receptor subunit alpha-6 (The sequence of the model RefSeq protein was modified relative to this genomic sequence to represent the inferred CDS: inserted 2 bases in 1 codon; substituted 1 base at 1 genomic stop codon) has product MLPDSLLSVXHKLSLPGDSGSNSARLCSAQQIAVCCKCITEIHLYTDCLPSKGLHIFLSPFPFPKPLXSKGSSILLLAMHPKTWLCWYYPAFCVGAFMFTSLIKDTTECEAEEQLFHKLFSQYNQFIRPVENVSDPVTVYFELAITQLTNVDEVNQIMETNLWLRHIWSDYKLRWDPREYNGIEFVRVPADKIWKPDIVLYNNAVGDFQVEGKTKALLRYDGMITWTPPAIFKSSCPMDITFFPFDHQNCSLKFGSWTYDKAKIDLLIIGSKVDMNDFWENSEWEIVDASGYKHDIKYNCCEEIYTDITYSFYIRRLPMFYTINLIIPCLFISFLTVLVFYLPSDCGEKVTLCISVLLSLTVFLLVITETIPSTSLVIPLVGEYLLFTMIFVTLSIVITVFVLNIHYRTPTTHTMPKWVKSIFLRLLPKVLLMQRPLEQQNKNVSRKNKKGSVNTSRKSKHIKHKDTKLHKEQQCSHCDKATELTTTKRRQLSYQSLKWMSEHMEYSPEVKDVISNVQFIAENMRSQNETKEVEDDWKYVAMVIDRVFLWVFIILCVFGTAGLFIQPLIADT; this is encoded by the exons ATGCTGCCTGACTCCCTTCTTTCTGTATAGCATAAGCTCTCCTTGCCTGGTGATAGTGGAAGTAATTCTGcaaggctttgctctgctcagcagattGCAGTTTGCTGCAAATGCATAACTGAAATCCATCTTTATACTGACTGCTTACCATCCAAGGGCTTGCATATCTTCTtgtctccctttcctttccccaaaCCTCT CTCGAAAGGAAGCTCTATTCTGCTGCTAGCAATGCATCCTAAGACGTGGCTATGTTGGTATTACCCTGCTTTCTGTGTGGGGGCATTCATGTTCACATCCTTGATTAAAG ATACTACagagtgtgaagcagaggaacAGCTATTTCACAAACTCTTCTCCCAGTACAACCAGTTCATCAGGCCAGTGGAAAATGTGTCTGATCCTGTTACAGTGTATTTTGAATTGGCCATTACCCAGCTCACAAACGTG GATGAAGTCAATCAGATTATGGAAACAAATTTGTGGCTAAGACAC ATTTGGAGTGACTACAAATTGCGATGGGATCCCAGAGAATATAATGGCATTGAATTTGTTCGAGTACCAGCAGATAAAATTTGGAAACCAGATATTGTCTTGTACAATAA TGCTGTGGGAGATTTTCAAGTTGAAGGCAAGACCAAGGCCCTCCTTCGCTATGATGGAATGATCACTTGGACACCACcagctatttttaaaagctcCTGTCCCATGGATATtacctttttcccttttgatcATCAGAACTGTTCACTGAAATTTGGCTCATGGACCTATGACAAAGCTAAAATTGATCTTTTGATCATTGGATCCAAAGTAGATATGAATGACTTTTGGGAAAACAGTGAATGGGAAATAGTTGATGCTTCTGGCTATAAACATGACATTAAATATAACTGCTGCGAAGAGATCTACACAGACATAACATATTCCTTCTATATTCGAAGGCTGCCAATGTTTTACACCATAAATTTAATCATTCCCTGTCTCTTCATCTCTTTCCTGACTGTGTTAGTTTTTTACTTGCCATCTGACTGCGGTGAGAAAGTGACTCTTTGCATCTCTGTGCTCCTCTCTTTGACTGTGTTTTTACTGGTCATCACAGAAACAATCCCATCCACCTCTTTAGTAATTCCTCTCGTAGGTGAATATTTACTCTTCACTATGATATTTGTGACTCTGTCAATTGTCATCACAGTGTTTGTCCTGAATATACATTACAGAACTCCAACTACACACACAATGCCCAAATGGGTAAAATCGATCTTCCTGAGACTGCTGCCCAAAGTTCTGTTGATGCAGAGGCCACtagaacagcaaaataaaaatgtctccaggaaaaacaaaaaaggatcAGTGAATACATCACGCAAGTCAAAGCACATCAAACACAAAGATACCAAATTACATAAGGAGCAGCAATGCAGTCACTGTGATAAAGCAACTGAACTCACTACCACCAAAAGAAGACAACTGAGCTATCAGTCACTGAAATGGATGTCAGAGCACATGGAGTACTCTCCAGAAGTGAAGGATGTCATTAGTAATGTTCAGTTCATCGCAGAGAACATGAGGTCacaaaatgaaaccaaagaG GTGGAAGACGATTGGAAATATGTAGCTATGGTGATAGACAGAGTATTTCTCTGGGTATTTATAATCCTTTGTGTGTTTGGAACTGCAGGGCTCTTTATCCAGCCACTAATAGCAGATACATAA
- the CHRNB3 gene encoding neuronal acetylcholine receptor subunit beta-3: MLCLVIFVLCLSHSDVAAFSSIAENEDALLKHLFQGYQKWVRPVENSNDTIKVLFGLKISQLVDVDEKNQLMTTNVWLKQEWMDHKLSWNPEEYGGITAIRVPSESLWLPDIVLFENADGRFEGSLMTKAIVKYNGAVTWTPPASYKSSCTMDVTFFPFDRQNCSMKFGSWTYDGSMVDLILVDENVDRKDFFDNGEWEILNAKGMKGNRKDGLYSYPFVTYSFVLRRLPLFYTLFLIIPCLGLSFLTVLVFYLPSDEGEKLSLSTSVLVSLTVFLLVIEEIIPSSSKVIPLIGEYLLFIMIFVTLSIIVTVFVINVHHRSSATYHPMAPWVKRLFLQKLPRLLCMKGHVDRYSFSETEEKETSLKSKLLGKQKHKQAKDGEKIVIAFLEKAADSIRYISRHVKKEHFIRQVVQDWKFVAQVLDRIFLWLFLVASVTGSALIFTPALQMWLNSAL; the protein is encoded by the exons ATGCTTTGCCTAGTGATTTTTGTGCTGTGTCTGAGTCACTCAG ATGTGGCTGCCTTCAGCTCTATTGCTGAAAATGAGGACGCTCTTCTCAAGCACTTATTTCAAGGCTATCAGAAATGGGTCCGCCCTGTGGAAAACTCCAATGATACCATCAAAGTCCTTTTTGGATTAAAGATATCACAGCTTGTTGATGTG GATGAGAAGAATCAGCTGATGACAACCAACGTGTGGCTGAAGCAG GAATGGATGGATCACAAACTCTCTTGGAATCCAGAGGAATATGGTGGGATCACTGCCATCCGTGTCCCCTCCGAGTCCCTGTGGCTTCCTGACATTGTTTTATTTGAAAA TGCTGATGGGCGTTTTGAAGGATCCCTGATGACCAAAGCCATAGTGAAGTACAATGGAGCAGTGACCTGGACACCACCAGCCAGTTATAAGAGTTCCTGCACAATGGATGTGACTTTCTTCCCCTTCGACAGGCAGAACTGCTCCATGAAATTTGGGTCATGGACATATGATGGCAGTATGGTGGACTTAATTTTGGTAGATGAAAATGTAGACAGGAAAGACTTCTTTGATAATGGGGAATGGGAGATCTTAAATGCCAAAGGTATGAAAGGCAACAGGAAGGACGGTCTGTACTCTTACCCATTTGTCACTTACTCCTTTGTGTTGAGACGCCTTCCACTGTTTTACACTCTTTTCTTAATAATTCCTTGCCTGGGATTATCATTTCTAACTGTCCTGGTGTTTTACCTGCCTTCAGATGAAGGAGAAAAGCTTTCATTATCTACATCGGTTCTAGTTTCCCTCACTGTATTCCTTTTAGTGATTGAGGAAATAATCCCTTCTTCTTCCAAAGTCATCCCTCTGATTGGTGAGTATCTGCTGTTCATCATGATTTTTGTGACTCTCTCTATCATCGTGACTGTGTTTGTTATCAACGTCCACCACCGCTCCTCAGCAACTTACCATCCCATGGCTCCCTGGGTTAAAAGACTTTTCCTCCAGAAGCTGCCTCGGCTGCTGTGCATGAAAGGCCATGTAGATCGTTACTCCTTCTCAgagactgaagaaaaggaaactagCTTGAAATCAAAGCTCCTAGGGAAGCAGAAACACAAGCAAGCAAAAGATGGAGAGAAAATTGTTATTGCCTTTTTGGAAAAGGCAGCTGACTCCATTCGATACATTTCCAGGCATGTTAAAAAGGAGCATTTCATAAGACAG gTTGTCCAAGACTGGAAGTTTGTAGCTCAAGTCCTGGATCGGATCTTTCTTTGGTTATTTCTTGTGGCATCAGTGACAGGCTCAGCTCTCATCTTTACCCCTGCGTTACAAATGTGGCTGAACAGTGCTTTGTAG